CCCAAGTTACCTGCGGGTCATCAACGGTCCGAGAAGGCATGATCTGCGTCACGCAGCCGGCCGGTGCGGCACGGCGGAGCGCGAGCGGAAGGTGGAGCGTATGCGGCGCATGGGCCGGAGGGCATTCATGCTGGGCGCGGCCGGGGTGGTGGCGGCCCTGGCCGCACCGGGTCCGGCGGGGGCGGCGGGGCCCGTGTCCGGTGACCGACGTCACCGCGTGGCGACCGGACTGCGCGGCATGTGGATCGCCACCGTGGCCAACGTCGACTGGCCCTCCGCCACGGGCCTGTCGGCGGCCACCCAGCGCAGCGAGCTGACCGCCCACCTGGACCGGGCCGGCCGGTTCGGCCTGAACGCGGTCATCTTCCAGGTCCGGCCCAGCGCCGACGCCCTCTGGCCCTCGCCCCACGAGCCCTGGTCGCAGTACCTGACCGGCACCCAGGGCAAGGACCCAGGCTGGGACCCGCTCGGCACGGCCGTGACCGAGGCCCACGCCCGCGGCCTCGAACTGCACGCCTGGTTCAACCCGTACCGGGTCTCCAACCAGACCGACCCGAAGAAGCTCGTCGCCACCCATCCCGCCCGGGTCCACCCGGACTGGGTCGTTCCGTACGGCGGGAAGCTCTACTACGACCCCGGGCTGCCGGAGGTCCGCGCGTTCGTCCAGGACGCCATGCTGGACGCGGTCAGCCGGTACGACATCGACGCGGTCCACTGGGACGACTACTTCTACCCGTACCCCGTCTCCGGTCAGACCTTCGACGACGCCGACACCTACGCCGCACACGGAGGCGGCTTCAGCAGCAAGGCGGCCTGGCGCCGGGACAACATCGACCGGCTGGTCAAGGAGACCTCCGACCGGATCAAGGAGATCAAGCCGCACGTCCGCTTCGGCATCAGCCCCTTCGGCGTCTGGCGCAACAAGACGACCGACCCGCTCGGCTCGCCGACCTCCGCCGGGGTGCAGACGTACGACGACCTGTACGCGGACACCCGCAAGTGGATCAAGGAGGGGTGGATCGATTACATCTGCCCCCAGCTGTACTGGAGCATCGGCCAGTCGGGCGCCGACTACGCCGAACTGGTCCCGTGGTGGGCGGAGGTGGTGGACGGCACGGACGTCGACCTCTACATCGGCGAGGCGCTCTACAAGGCCGGCGACCCGGCCCAGAACTCCGCCTGGCAGAGCACGTCCGAACTCTCCCGCCACCTCACCTTCGCCGAGGACTACCCGGCCGTCGGCGGTCACGCCTTCTTCTCCGCGAAGAGCGTCAAGGCGGACCCGATCGGCGCCATGTCCCGGGTGGCGGCGGACCACTACGGGGTGGGGTGAGGCGGGGTCGGGTGGGCTCCGGTGCGCGGGCCGCGCGAGCCGGTGCTCCCGGTCCCGCAGGCGGAGGGGCACGCCCGCGTGTGCGGCGACGACCGGTGCGCAACACTCGACCAGCGAGGCACTCACCGGGCTCGGCGCGTGCCTCATGGTGAACGCCGGCCCGGGGAAGGACTGATCGGTGAGCGCAGGCTCGGCACGGGCGCGGTGGGAGGACCTGCCGGGCGAGGTGCGGGAAGCGGTGCGGGAGCGGCTCGGTTCGCCGGTGGTGGACGTCGTCCACCCGGGAGGCGGTTTCACCCGGGGGCTCGCCGCGCGGGTGAGGTGTGCCGGGGGGCGGCGAGGTGTTCCTCAAGGCTTCGCCGCTCGGTGCGCGGATGGCGTCGCACTACAGGGCCGAGGCGGTGGTCGGGGCGCATCTGCCGACTGCGATCGCTCCGGAGTTCCTGTGGTCGCTGGAGGCGGGCGGCTGGGTCGTCAACGCCTTCGAGTCCGTGCGGGGCAGGGAACCCGGCCTGTGGCCCGGGTCGGCGGATCTGATCGGCGCGCTGGACGCGGTCGGTGGGCTGGAACGGGAGCTGACGCCGTGTCCGGTGCCGGAGGCCGGTGCGGTCGGGGAGACCCTGGCGGCGTTGGCAGGACACTGGGCGCGGCTCGCGGCCGGGCCGGCCGAGTGGGCGGGGCAGGGCCTGTGGACCGCCTCGCAGCGTGCCCGGCTGGAAGACCTGGACAGAGCGGAGCGGCTGGTCGAACCGTCCGCCGGGGACACGCTGGTCCACTGCGACCTGCGCGCGGACAACATGCTGACCGAGACCGGCACCGGGCGGGTCCGAATCCTGGACTGGTCGTGGGGGGCGCGGGGCGCCGCGTGGGTGGACGCGGCGTTCTTCGTCCCGCAGCTGATCCTCGCCGGTCACAGTCCGGCGGGCGCGGAGGTCGCTCTCGCCGCCCGGGTTCCGGCCTGGCGCGCGGTGGATTCCGAGACGGCGAGCGCGTTCGCGGTGGCCCTCACCGGCTACTGGACCTGGCACCACGCGCACGGCCCCGGCGGTGCGCTGGGCGCGTACCGGGGCCGTGCGTCGGAGGCGGGCCGGAAGTGGATCGGCCACCGGCTCGGCTGAGCGGAAGCGGCCGGGTCGGGCCCTGGTCGGGAAGGTGCCGGAGGGCGCGGGGAGGGCCGGCCTTGAGAGGTCTCTCCGGGGCGGCCCCTGCCGCGGAGAGTCAGCCCGTTCCGGGGTCCTCCCGCCGGCCCGTGTGCTCTACGACGCTGTCCGGCCCCGGATACGCCAGTGACTCGTGGCCGTCCGCGTAGCGCAGCCGGTACGGCGGGGTGCCGCGCGGGCCCCTCACTTCGACGATCTCGGCGACCCGGTCGGGGCGGCCCACGGTTCTGCCGTGGGTCAGCAACCGGTCGCCGGTGCGTGCCTCCACGGGAAACGACCTCCTCC
The DNA window shown above is from Streptomyces sp. NBC_00247 and carries:
- a CDS encoding phosphotransferase, translated to MFLKASPLGARMASHYRAEAVVGAHLPTAIAPEFLWSLEAGGWVVNAFESVRGREPGLWPGSADLIGALDAVGGLERELTPCPVPEAGAVGETLAALAGHWARLAAGPAEWAGQGLWTASQRARLEDLDRAERLVEPSAGDTLVHCDLRADNMLTETGTGRVRILDWSWGARGAAWVDAAFFVPQLILAGHSPAGAEVALAARVPAWRAVDSETASAFAVALTGYWTWHHAHGPGGALGAYRGRASEAGRKWIGHRLG
- a CDS encoding DUF1918 domain-containing protein gives rise to the protein MEARTGDRLLTHGRTVGRPDRVAEIVEVRGPRGTPPYRLRYADGHESLAYPGPDSVVEHTGRREDPGTG
- a CDS encoding glycoside hydrolase family 10 protein; amino-acid sequence: MRRMGRRAFMLGAAGVVAALAAPGPAGAAGPVSGDRRHRVATGLRGMWIATVANVDWPSATGLSAATQRSELTAHLDRAGRFGLNAVIFQVRPSADALWPSPHEPWSQYLTGTQGKDPGWDPLGTAVTEAHARGLELHAWFNPYRVSNQTDPKKLVATHPARVHPDWVVPYGGKLYYDPGLPEVRAFVQDAMLDAVSRYDIDAVHWDDYFYPYPVSGQTFDDADTYAAHGGGFSSKAAWRRDNIDRLVKETSDRIKEIKPHVRFGISPFGVWRNKTTDPLGSPTSAGVQTYDDLYADTRKWIKEGWIDYICPQLYWSIGQSGADYAELVPWWAEVVDGTDVDLYIGEALYKAGDPAQNSAWQSTSELSRHLTFAEDYPAVGGHAFFSAKSVKADPIGAMSRVAADHYGVG